A stretch of the Clostridiales bacterium genome encodes the following:
- a CDS encoding nucleotide pyrophosphohydrolase, with the protein MSDIHDLMQEVAAFSEERDWDQFHSPENLAKSISIEAGELLECYQWSNDPAIEKVEEELADVLNYCLQMATKLGLDPIEIVRKKMKKNAEKYPVDKSKGRSTKYDQL; encoded by the coding sequence ATGAGCGATATTCATGATCTGATGCAGGAAGTGGCAGCATTCTCCGAAGAAAGAGATTGGGATCAGTTCCATTCCCCGGAGAATCTGGCCAAGTCTATTTCCATTGAAGCGGGAGAACTGTTGGAATGCTACCAGTGGAGCAATGATCCTGCTATTGAAAAGGTGGAAGAGGAACTGGCTGATGTGTTGAACTACTGCCTGCAGATGGCTACGAAGCTGGGACTTGATCCCATTGAGATCGTTCGTAAGAAGATGAAGAAAAATGCGGAGAAATATCCTGTAGACAAAAGCAAGGGGAGAAGCACGAAGTATGATCAACTTTAA
- the cas5c gene encoding type I-C CRISPR-associated protein Cas5, whose protein sequence is MGFMVEVWGKYALFTRPEMKVERVSYDVMTPSAARGLLEAIYWHPGIQWVVDKIYVLNPIRFTNIRRNEVSAKASASKARSVMTGGKGELYLCTQECIQQRASMLLEDVHYVIEAHFVITEKASPEDNHGKITDIVHRRLKKGQCYHQPYLGTREFPANFREWSGEELKTAYPNDRRDLGFMLYDMDYSDPENIRPQFFRAVLDSGVLNLTDCEVFT, encoded by the coding sequence ATGGGATTTATGGTAGAAGTTTGGGGAAAATACGCTTTGTTTACAAGACCGGAAATGAAGGTGGAACGCGTCAGCTATGACGTGATGACACCATCAGCTGCACGCGGATTGCTTGAAGCGATTTACTGGCATCCGGGGATTCAATGGGTTGTTGATAAAATCTATGTCCTGAATCCAATCCGCTTCACAAATATCCGGAGAAATGAAGTTTCCGCGAAGGCATCCGCTTCCAAAGCCAGAAGTGTGATGACCGGTGGGAAAGGAGAACTGTACCTCTGTACTCAGGAGTGTATTCAGCAAAGAGCCTCTATGCTTTTGGAAGATGTGCATTATGTGATTGAAGCACATTTTGTGATTACTGAAAAAGCATCTCCTGAAGATAATCATGGCAAGATCACAGACATTGTTCATCGGCGACTAAAAAAGGGACAGTGCTATCACCAACCATATCTTGGAACTCGCGAATTCCCAGCGAATTTCAGGGAATGGTCGGGGGAAGAACTAAAAACGGCTTATCCAAATGATCGGAGAGATTTGGGATTTATGCTCTACGATATGGATTATTCCGATCCGGAAAACATCCGGCCACAGTTTTTCCGCGCAGTGCTGGACTCTGGTGTGCTAAATCTGACTGATTGTGAGGTGTTTACATGA
- a CDS encoding extracellular solute-binding protein — protein MKKLLALILALVMALMCTAAFAEDVGEPFENEVFFTMLNSKPEITKALQAAADQFGAAYKVKIEVVETSNPGDEISKRYNGGEAPTISVVDIAQVKDLAREGKIIDLGGEPWAEVGGRDLGAVINDVLYGMPLTIESKANLINKTAIEKITGEPFDPMKYITKEDFEALLKQLREGGMENPVIINKEDWSIGSHFVQYFYGIQDGTIAGAEAFIEKVRAKEASFVTDPVFNACMDMFDLYMEYNINKQDPLSADYDVNASYLAEGEAAFWINGTWAWPNLEPFAVEGQEYSIMHMPVSAGAQGKLLAQATKFVVVDKQNATEDQQKAALMFLRWLVFTPEGNDAMINQCGMVTAFSNITLPPSNPFNVGLKEYIDKGLTFEAVTYLPSDHRSQLGANMQKYLDGSETREEVGAAFDAYWAEHEVNY, from the coding sequence ATGAAAAAACTGTTGGCTCTCATCCTTGCTCTTGTAATGGCACTTATGTGCACTGCCGCTTTTGCGGAAGACGTTGGCGAACCCTTCGAAAACGAAGTGTTCTTTACGATGCTGAACTCCAAGCCTGAAATCACCAAGGCACTGCAGGCTGCCGCGGACCAGTTCGGCGCGGCCTACAAGGTAAAGATCGAAGTCGTTGAGACGAGCAATCCGGGCGACGAGATTTCAAAGCGCTACAACGGCGGCGAAGCCCCCACGATCTCCGTGGTGGATATCGCGCAGGTGAAGGACCTGGCCCGTGAAGGCAAGATTATCGACCTGGGCGGCGAGCCCTGGGCGGAAGTCGGCGGAAGGGACCTGGGCGCCGTGATCAACGACGTGCTGTACGGTATGCCGCTGACCATCGAATCCAAGGCCAACCTGATCAATAAGACCGCCATCGAGAAGATTACCGGCGAACCCTTCGACCCGATGAAGTACATCACGAAGGAAGACTTCGAAGCGCTGCTGAAGCAGCTGCGTGAAGGCGGCATGGAGAACCCGGTGATCATCAACAAGGAAGACTGGTCCATCGGTTCCCACTTCGTACAGTATTTCTACGGCATCCAGGACGGCACCATCGCCGGCGCGGAAGCCTTCATCGAGAAGGTGCGCGCGAAGGAAGCATCCTTCGTGACCGACCCGGTGTTCAACGCCTGCATGGATATGTTTGACCTGTACATGGAATACAACATCAACAAGCAGGACCCGCTGAGCGCAGACTATGACGTGAACGCGTCCTACCTGGCGGAAGGCGAAGCGGCCTTCTGGATCAACGGCACCTGGGCATGGCCGAACCTGGAGCCCTTCGCGGTGGAAGGCCAGGAATACTCCATCATGCATATGCCGGTGAGCGCCGGCGCGCAGGGCAAGCTGCTGGCCCAGGCGACCAAGTTCGTCGTTGTGGACAAGCAGAACGCGACCGAAGACCAGCAGAAGGCGGCCCTGATGTTCCTGCGCTGGCTGGTATTCACGCCTGAAGGAAACGACGCGATGATCAACCAGTGCGGCATGGTAACCGCGTTCAGCAACATCACGCTGCCTCCGTCCAATCCCTTCAACGTCGGCCTGAAGGAATACATCGACAAGGGCCTGACCTTCGAAGCGGTGACCTACCTGCCCAGCGACCACCGCAGCCAGCTCGGCGCCAACATGCAGAAGTACCTGGACGGTTCCGAGACCAGGGAAGAAGTCGGCGCGGCATTCGACGCCTACTGGGCAGAGCACGAAGTGAACTATTGA
- the cas7c gene encoding type I-C CRISPR-associated protein Cas7/Csd2, whose translation MADVIKNRYEFVILFDVENGNPNGDPDAGNMPRVDPETGYGIVTDVCLKRKIRNYVETVKEDDPNYHIYIKDGVPLNQSDRTALEAYGITEDKIKEAKKNDKDLDVKVRDFMCQHFFDIRTFGAVMTTFTKGALNCGQVRGPVQISFARSIDPIVPQELTITRTAITTIADAEIKKTEMGRKYIVPYALYRAEGYISANLARKVTHFNEDDLKLLWTAILNMFEIDHSAARGKMAVRELIVFKHDNELGNAPAYKLFDSVRVKKIKQDGPARDYSDYEVTVDKSSIPEQVSVVYMT comes from the coding sequence ATGGCAGATGTGATTAAGAACCGTTATGAGTTTGTAATTCTCTTCGATGTGGAAAATGGAAATCCCAATGGTGATCCCGATGCCGGCAATATGCCCAGAGTTGATCCGGAAACAGGATATGGCATTGTTACAGATGTGTGCCTGAAGCGTAAAATCAGGAATTATGTGGAAACCGTGAAGGAAGACGATCCGAATTATCACATTTACATCAAGGATGGAGTGCCGCTGAACCAAAGCGACAGAACCGCCCTTGAAGCTTATGGCATTACAGAAGATAAGATCAAGGAAGCAAAGAAAAATGACAAAGACCTTGATGTGAAAGTACGGGATTTTATGTGTCAGCATTTTTTCGATATTCGTACGTTCGGCGCAGTGATGACCACGTTTACAAAAGGCGCCTTGAATTGCGGCCAGGTACGTGGCCCTGTGCAGATTTCCTTTGCCAGAAGCATTGATCCTATTGTACCGCAGGAACTCACCATTACGCGCACTGCAATCACAACAATAGCGGATGCAGAAATCAAAAAGACTGAAATGGGACGGAAATATATTGTGCCTTATGCATTATATCGCGCGGAGGGATATATTTCAGCAAATCTCGCTCGAAAGGTGACCCACTTCAATGAGGATGATTTGAAGTTGCTTTGGACTGCAATTCTGAATATGTTTGAGATTGATCATTCAGCTGCTCGTGGGAAAATGGCTGTACGTGAACTCATTGTTTTCAAGCATGATAATGAACTTGGCAATGCACCTGCATATAAGCTGTTTGATTCAGTGCGTGTTAAGAAAATCAAGCAAGATGGACCGGCGCGGGACTATTCAGATTACGAAGTAACAGTTGATAAATCATCAATTCCTGAGCAAGTATCTGTAGTATATATGACATGA
- a CDS encoding M20/M25/M40 family metallo-hydrolase yields MNKEFLFDMLRTGSVGGNEAELEKKIYDYMQGKADTVTVDELGNVTAAVNPEADFKVLLAGHADEIGLMVTAIGNDGTLMVRKIGGIYVSTYPGHKVRVYTKSGVIYGAVANSEDISKNKDLEASALRIDIGAKDKEDAQKYVELGDTVSFDTDVREMLNGCITARAMDDRIGAYIVMEAVAEAKKKGASVGCWAVSTIGEETCGSGAYFAASRVKPNIAIAVDVTYTSDNCGISEAETGDICVGKGPVLCNSPAIHKKVNEYLKDAAKKLNMKVQIEAAGGRTGTDGDTMTRTGIGVPFALVSIPLRYMHNPAEVGSMNDIQECIELLAEFLVSCSADMNLKPF; encoded by the coding sequence ATGAACAAGGAATTCCTATTTGACATGCTGAGAACGGGTTCCGTCGGCGGGAACGAGGCGGAGCTGGAAAAGAAGATTTATGACTACATGCAGGGCAAGGCCGACACCGTGACGGTGGACGAGCTGGGCAATGTGACCGCGGCGGTGAACCCGGAGGCAGACTTCAAGGTGCTGCTGGCCGGGCACGCGGACGAGATCGGCCTGATGGTGACCGCCATCGGGAACGACGGCACCCTGATGGTCCGGAAGATCGGCGGGATCTATGTTTCCACCTATCCCGGACACAAGGTACGGGTGTACACGAAGAGCGGCGTGATCTACGGCGCGGTGGCCAACAGCGAGGATATCTCCAAGAACAAGGACCTGGAGGCTTCCGCACTGCGGATTGACATCGGGGCCAAGGACAAGGAAGACGCGCAGAAGTATGTGGAGCTGGGCGATACGGTGTCGTTTGACACGGACGTAAGGGAAATGCTGAACGGCTGCATTACAGCCCGGGCCATGGACGACCGGATCGGCGCGTATATCGTGATGGAAGCGGTGGCGGAGGCGAAGAAGAAGGGCGCGTCCGTCGGCTGCTGGGCGGTGAGCACCATCGGGGAGGAAACCTGCGGGAGCGGCGCGTATTTCGCCGCCAGCCGGGTGAAGCCGAACATCGCCATCGCGGTGGATGTGACCTATACATCCGACAACTGCGGCATCAGCGAAGCGGAGACCGGGGACATCTGCGTGGGGAAGGGCCCGGTGCTGTGCAACAGCCCGGCCATTCACAAAAAGGTGAATGAGTACCTGAAGGACGCCGCGAAGAAGCTGAACATGAAGGTACAGATTGAAGCGGCGGGAGGAAGAACCGGGACGGACGGGGATACGATGACGAGGACGGGCATCGGCGTGCCGTTTGCGCTGGTGTCGATTCCGCTGAGGTATATGCATAATCCGGCGGAGGTTGGGTCGATGAACGACATTCAGGAATGTATTGAGCTGCTGGCTGAGTTTCTTGTCAGCTGCTCCGCTGACATGAATCTGAAGCCGTTCTGA
- a CDS encoding DUF2075 domain-containing protein: MINFNVQIRDYPFDGNSQSLIEQWKKGKREYGSNWPVVYIIHNDELEEAYVGETLNAGRRAAQHWQVADRKRLKTIHIVTDDTFNKSVILDLESFLIKYISADGKYKLQNGNAGLANFDYFDRSGYEEQFEKIWEKLKELKIVDNGIRDIENSDLYKYSPYKSLTRDQERVMEEILGILVQCLDNGNEETVIVEGGAGTGKTILAVFLIKLLFDLRNNTYETGEETEAEDGTESFRAALTGKELRIGFIVPQQSLRKTLKKVFGTIRGIPDSIIMTPAEAAKAAQEKPFDLLICDEAHRLRRRAALSQYPAYDRINQALGLPKDATELDWIMQSGKMQILFYDSAQSVRPSDIPKNMFRDILDEQGQKHMLKLSSQLRCLGGDDYIQYIHEVLDIGGFIKAADAPVSYTAMMKEQAKPLLEPHGEFKDYTIRFYDEIDPMMDEINRLDQKYDLCCAVAGYGWEWITKGEPKNTTKRDIDIGRGYIWNRTDTDWINSDRLPYEVGCIHTVQGYDLNYVGVIFGPEIYYDKTSGRIEVDKGKYKDSLGKAVGNDYEALRSYILNIYATLLTRGIHGAFVYVYDEALREHLRPYFTK, from the coding sequence ATGATCAACTTTAATGTTCAGATTCGGGATTATCCCTTTGACGGCAACAGTCAGAGTCTGATTGAGCAATGGAAGAAAGGGAAAAGGGAATACGGTTCCAACTGGCCGGTAGTCTATATAATCCATAACGATGAGCTCGAGGAAGCGTATGTCGGAGAAACACTGAATGCCGGGAGGCGTGCAGCACAGCACTGGCAAGTAGCTGACCGGAAACGCCTGAAGACCATCCATATAGTTACAGACGACACGTTCAATAAATCTGTTATTCTGGATCTGGAATCCTTTCTGATCAAATACATTTCGGCTGATGGCAAATATAAGCTCCAGAACGGCAACGCTGGTCTGGCTAATTTCGATTATTTCGACCGTTCAGGATATGAAGAACAGTTTGAAAAGATCTGGGAAAAGCTGAAAGAACTAAAGATCGTCGATAACGGAATCCGGGATATTGAAAATTCCGACCTGTATAAATACTCTCCCTATAAGTCGCTGACCCGGGACCAGGAACGGGTTATGGAGGAAATCCTGGGTATTCTGGTGCAATGCTTGGACAATGGGAATGAAGAAACTGTAATCGTTGAGGGTGGAGCCGGGACCGGGAAAACCATACTGGCCGTGTTCCTGATCAAACTCCTTTTTGACCTAAGGAATAATACATATGAAACCGGAGAGGAAACAGAAGCAGAAGACGGAACAGAGAGCTTCCGGGCAGCTTTGACGGGGAAAGAACTGAGGATTGGATTCATTGTGCCGCAACAATCTTTGCGAAAAACATTGAAGAAGGTTTTTGGAACAATCCGCGGCATTCCGGATTCGATTATCATGACACCTGCGGAAGCGGCCAAAGCGGCGCAGGAAAAACCGTTTGATCTGCTTATTTGTGATGAAGCGCACCGTCTGCGGAGAAGAGCAGCGCTCAGCCAATATCCGGCATATGACCGGATTAACCAGGCACTTGGTTTGCCGAAGGATGCTACAGAGCTGGATTGGATTATGCAATCCGGGAAAATGCAGATTCTGTTTTATGATTCAGCACAGTCAGTAAGACCATCCGATATTCCGAAAAACATGTTCCGTGACATTCTGGATGAGCAAGGACAAAAACATATGCTGAAACTGTCCTCCCAGCTGCGTTGCTTGGGCGGGGATGACTATATCCAGTACATTCATGAAGTGCTGGATATCGGCGGCTTTATAAAGGCTGCGGATGCACCGGTATCATATACTGCCATGATGAAAGAACAGGCGAAGCCCCTGCTTGAACCGCATGGGGAATTCAAGGATTATACCATCCGGTTCTATGATGAAATTGATCCGATGATGGATGAGATCAACCGTCTGGACCAGAAGTATGACCTGTGCTGCGCGGTGGCTGGTTACGGATGGGAATGGATTACCAAAGGGGAACCGAAAAATACAACAAAACGGGATATTGACATCGGCCGGGGATATATCTGGAACCGGACGGATACGGACTGGATCAATTCGGACCGCCTGCCGTATGAAGTCGGATGCATCCATACCGTACAGGGATATGATTTAAACTATGTCGGCGTGATCTTCGGGCCGGAAATCTATTATGACAAGACATCCGGCCGGATTGAGGTTGACAAGGGGAAATACAAGGACAGCCTCGGAAAAGCAGTCGGCAATGACTATGAAGCGCTGCGCTCATATATCCTGAATATCTATGCCACATTGCTGACCCGGGGAATCCATGGGGCGTTTGTGTATGTATATGATGAGGCACTGAGGGAGCATCTTAGACCTTATTTCACGAAGTGA
- a CDS encoding AEC family transporter, which produces MEIMLILVRQILQMFLLSGLGFALYRGKKITAEGSKALGNILIYLALPAVIINSFLVERTAEHLYGILYSAGAAAVILLVSILISRAFFKKDPIAAFAGAFSNPGFFGVPLIIASVGQGAVFYVACFIAFLNIGQWTYGVSVLNGQPVLQGFQPKKLIRAPFMIAIIIGLILFLTQIPLPAVVTGCLSTVASLNTPLAMFTIGIYLAQTDIGKMIRKLSLYKIATVRLLLIPAASILLLSLLPKEMLDMKMALLLAAACPVGSNVAVYAQLHGKDYAYAVETVVISTLLAVVTIPAAAWIARMIW; this is translated from the coding sequence ATGGAAATCATGCTGATTCTTGTGCGGCAGATCCTGCAGATGTTCCTGCTGAGCGGGCTGGGATTTGCGCTGTACAGGGGAAAGAAGATTACCGCGGAGGGCAGCAAAGCCCTGGGGAATATCCTGATTTACCTGGCGCTGCCCGCGGTGATTATCAACAGCTTCCTGGTGGAGAGAACGGCAGAGCACCTGTACGGAATCCTGTACAGCGCCGGTGCGGCGGCAGTGATCCTGCTGGTTTCCATCCTGATTTCGAGGGCTTTTTTCAAAAAAGATCCGATCGCGGCTTTTGCCGGGGCTTTTTCCAATCCCGGCTTTTTCGGCGTTCCGCTGATTATCGCGTCTGTGGGGCAGGGAGCGGTTTTCTATGTGGCGTGCTTTATCGCGTTCCTGAATATCGGGCAGTGGACATACGGCGTTTCCGTGCTGAACGGACAGCCGGTGCTCCAGGGCTTCCAGCCGAAGAAGCTGATCCGCGCGCCGTTCATGATCGCGATCATCATCGGGCTGATCCTGTTCCTGACGCAGATTCCGCTGCCTGCCGTGGTGACGGGCTGCCTGTCCACGGTTGCTTCGCTGAACACGCCGCTGGCCATGTTTACGATCGGGATCTACCTGGCCCAGACCGATATCGGAAAGATGATCCGGAAGCTTTCCCTGTACAAAATTGCCACGGTGCGGCTGCTGCTGATTCCGGCAGCGTCCATCCTGCTGCTGAGCCTGCTGCCCAAAGAGATGCTGGATATGAAGATGGCCCTGCTGCTGGCCGCCGCGTGCCCGGTGGGTTCCAATGTGGCCGTGTATGCACAGCTGCACGGGAAGGACTATGCCTACGCGGTGGAAACGGTGGTGATTTCCACGCTGCTTGCCGTTGTGACCATTCCGGCTGCCGCGTGGATTGCCCGGATGATCTGGTAA
- a CDS encoding M42 family metallopeptidase, protein MKKNWKKYTDFIVKETEAVLNIDSPTGYTEEAAKWVKAEFEKLGYEAKLTNKGGVLVDLGGKDKENGLLLEAHVDTLGGMVAEVKGNGRLRLTNLGGMNPNNAETENVRVVTKGNGIYEGTFQLCNASIHVNGDYNDTKRSWSTCEVVLDEDVKSKEDTLKLGIQVGDIVCFEPNVRVTKSGYIKSRFLDDKLSVGILLGLAKYLKDEKIVPEWAIYAHITVYEEVGHGGSGSVPAGCTEAISVDMGCVGEGLQCTERQVSICAKDSHGPYSYPVVTGLIEAAKRSGADYAVDIYPHYGSDVEATLDAGADLRHGLIGAGVYASHGYERSHRDGAENTLKVLAEYIGA, encoded by the coding sequence ATGAAGAAGAACTGGAAGAAGTATACGGATTTTATTGTGAAGGAAACGGAAGCGGTGCTGAACATCGACTCGCCGACGGGGTATACGGAAGAGGCGGCGAAGTGGGTGAAGGCGGAATTTGAAAAGCTCGGGTATGAGGCGAAGCTGACCAACAAGGGCGGCGTGCTGGTGGACCTGGGCGGAAAAGACAAGGAGAACGGCCTGCTGCTGGAAGCCCATGTGGATACGCTGGGCGGCATGGTGGCGGAGGTGAAGGGAAACGGACGCCTGCGCCTGACTAACCTGGGCGGGATGAACCCCAACAACGCGGAGACGGAGAACGTACGCGTGGTGACGAAGGGAAACGGCATCTACGAGGGGACCTTCCAGCTGTGCAACGCCTCGATCCATGTGAACGGGGACTACAACGACACGAAGCGGAGCTGGAGCACCTGCGAAGTGGTACTGGACGAGGACGTGAAGAGCAAAGAGGACACGCTGAAGCTGGGCATCCAGGTGGGGGACATCGTATGCTTTGAGCCGAACGTGCGCGTGACGAAGAGCGGATACATCAAGAGCCGCTTCCTGGACGACAAGCTGAGCGTCGGCATCCTGCTGGGGCTGGCGAAGTACCTGAAGGACGAGAAGATCGTGCCGGAATGGGCAATCTACGCGCATATTACGGTGTATGAAGAAGTGGGCCACGGCGGATCCGGAAGCGTGCCCGCCGGATGCACGGAGGCAATCTCCGTGGACATGGGCTGTGTGGGCGAGGGGCTGCAGTGCACCGAGCGGCAGGTATCCATCTGCGCAAAGGACAGCCACGGCCCGTACAGCTATCCCGTGGTGACGGGACTGATCGAGGCGGCAAAGCGCAGCGGCGCAGACTATGCCGTGGACATCTATCCGCACTACGGCAGCGACGTGGAAGCGACGCTGGATGCCGGCGCGGACCTGCGGCACGGGCTGATCGGCGCGGGGGTGTATGCATCCCATGGGTATGAGCGGAGCCACCGGGACGGCGCGGAGAACACGCTGAAGGTGCTGGCGGAATACATCGGGGCCTGA
- the cas8c gene encoding type I-C CRISPR-associated protein Cas8c/Csd1, producing the protein MILQALTDYYELLAGQGRIGRPGWSNVKISWAIEINKDGQLVSVLPLRHPSEDGKKLLPREMNMPAPVKRSSGIAPNFMWDNTSYILGVDTKGKPERAKACFMTAKDLHCSLLKKADSLPAEALINFFMNWDPQLAENHPVLSECAEDLLAGDNLTFFFDGQMISEDPKIRAVWSEAYGNKADGEEMRCLVTGKRTVPELVHPAIMHVRDAQSSGAALVSFNAPAFCSFGHEQNANAPISKYAAFAYTSALNYLTSDRDHVKVIGNTTVVYWAASGGPQYQDAFAALLDGNSDQVTDADLNSLMDAVTSGKPYNFEGLPVMPDNEFYILGISPNAARLSVRFFWHSRFGTVISNLKRHYDGISIISDNRSKWLNIPLWALLRETVNQKSSDKTPLPQLAGDVMRSMISGTRYPETLMNQTLLRIRAEHDVTRGRAGIIKAYLIRNTGDYANNKIKEVTTVSLNQESSFTPYVLGRLFAVLEKVQKDANPGINATIKDRFFNSACATPGAVFPILLKLSNSHLKKLDTGKSLYWTKQIGELTERLSMQFPTHLLLQDQGAFILGYYHQTQKLYEKKTTETEEK; encoded by the coding sequence ATGATTCTCCAGGCCTTGACAGATTATTATGAACTGTTGGCAGGGCAAGGCAGAATCGGACGTCCAGGATGGTCAAATGTCAAAATATCCTGGGCAATCGAGATAAACAAAGACGGACAATTAGTCAGTGTCTTGCCCCTCAGACATCCCAGTGAAGATGGTAAAAAATTGCTTCCCAGAGAGATGAATATGCCAGCACCTGTTAAACGGTCTTCCGGCATTGCTCCTAACTTCATGTGGGATAATACATCCTACATTCTTGGCGTGGATACGAAAGGAAAACCGGAACGAGCCAAAGCATGCTTTATGACAGCAAAGGATCTTCATTGCTCGCTTCTTAAGAAAGCAGATTCTTTACCTGCAGAAGCACTGATCAACTTTTTTATGAACTGGGATCCGCAATTGGCGGAAAACCATCCTGTTCTTTCTGAATGTGCGGAAGATCTTCTTGCCGGGGATAATTTGACGTTTTTCTTTGATGGACAAATGATTTCAGAAGATCCCAAAATCAGAGCAGTATGGTCAGAAGCTTACGGGAATAAGGCAGATGGAGAAGAAATGCGCTGCCTTGTAACCGGCAAAAGAACAGTTCCGGAACTTGTACATCCCGCGATTATGCATGTTCGCGATGCGCAATCTTCCGGAGCAGCACTTGTTTCTTTCAATGCCCCCGCATTTTGTTCATTTGGTCATGAGCAAAACGCAAATGCCCCGATCAGCAAGTATGCTGCTTTTGCATATACCAGTGCATTGAATTATCTGACTTCAGACAGAGATCATGTAAAGGTAATCGGCAATACAACCGTGGTATATTGGGCTGCTTCTGGAGGCCCGCAATACCAGGATGCCTTTGCAGCATTGCTGGATGGAAATAGTGATCAGGTGACAGATGCAGATTTGAATAGCCTGATGGACGCTGTTACAAGCGGCAAGCCCTATAACTTCGAGGGCTTACCAGTTATGCCGGATAATGAGTTCTATATTCTGGGAATATCACCGAATGCTGCACGCCTGTCTGTTCGCTTTTTCTGGCACAGCAGGTTCGGAACAGTTATTTCCAATCTTAAAAGGCACTACGATGGTATCAGTATTATTTCCGACAATAGAAGCAAGTGGCTGAACATCCCATTGTGGGCTTTGCTCAGGGAGACAGTCAATCAAAAATCCAGTGACAAAACCCCGCTACCGCAGTTGGCCGGAGATGTGATGAGGAGTATGATTTCAGGCACACGATATCCGGAAACACTCATGAACCAGACTCTTCTGCGAATTCGTGCCGAGCATGATGTGACACGTGGACGAGCAGGAATTATCAAAGCATACCTGATAAGAAACACGGGAGATTATGCAAACAATAAGATTAAGGAGGTGACGACCGTGTCATTAAACCAGGAAAGCAGTTTTACACCGTATGTGCTAGGACGCTTATTTGCTGTACTTGAAAAAGTCCAGAAGGATGCCAATCCAGGAATCAACGCAACAATTAAAGACCGCTTCTTCAATTCGGCGTGTGCCACACCTGGAGCGGTTTTCCCGATATTGTTGAAACTGTCAAACAGCCACCTGAAAAAACTCGATACGGGGAAATCATTATATTGGACAAAGCAAATAGGCGAATTGACCGAACGCCTGAGCATGCAGTTCCCAACGCATCTTTTGTTACAGGATCAGGGTGCATTTATTCTGGGTTACTATCATCAGACTCAAAAACTTTACGAAAAGAAGACGACAGAAACGGAGGAAAAGTAA
- a CDS encoding sugar ABC transporter permease, whose protein sequence is MSFRKRLYLFLTFAGPAVFFFICVVIIPLIYGIYLTFTDWNGLSDAKNFVGFDNYVATFQDGAFWNSLGLTTGFALLSVIFINLLAFLLAYLLTSGVKGQNFFRAGFFTPNLIGGLILGYIWQIIFSRVFPSLYSVLPIPLLQKSWLSAPGTAFTAMVIVQTWQLSGYMLLIYISGFVGVSEDVLEAAKIDGANERQTLLHIRLPLMIPSFVICLFLSLTRSFKIYDMNLSLTAGGPYNSTKMTAMHVYTQAFENHRYGVGQAEALIFFLVIAVISLTQTYLGKKREVEA, encoded by the coding sequence CTGTCATTCAGGAAAAGACTTTACCTGTTCCTGACATTTGCAGGGCCCGCCGTATTCTTCTTCATCTGCGTGGTTATCATTCCGCTGATCTACGGTATTTACCTGACGTTCACGGACTGGAACGGACTTTCCGATGCGAAGAATTTCGTCGGCTTCGACAACTATGTGGCGACATTCCAGGACGGCGCGTTCTGGAATTCCCTGGGACTGACCACCGGGTTTGCCCTGCTGTCCGTTATATTCATCAACCTGCTTGCCTTCCTGCTGGCGTACCTGCTGACCAGCGGTGTGAAGGGACAGAACTTCTTCCGGGCGGGATTCTTTACGCCCAACCTGATCGGCGGCCTGATCCTCGGTTATATCTGGCAGATTATTTTCAGCCGGGTGTTCCCGAGCCTGTACAGCGTGCTGCCGATTCCGCTGCTGCAGAAATCCTGGCTGTCCGCGCCGGGAACGGCGTTTACCGCCATGGTGATCGTGCAGACGTGGCAGCTGAGCGGCTATATGCTGCTGATTTACATCTCCGGCTTTGTGGGCGTTTCGGAGGACGTGCTGGAAGCGGCGAAGATCGACGGAGCAAACGAGCGGCAGACGCTGCTGCATATCCGCCTGCCCCTGATGATTCCGTCGTTTGTAATCTGCCTGTTCCTGAGCCTGACACGGTCGTTCAAGATCTACGACATGAACCTGTCCCTGACGGCAGGCGGACCCTACAATTCCACCAAGATGACGGCCATGCACGTATATACGCAGGCATTTGAAAACCACCGCTACGGCGTCGGCCAGGCGGAGGCGCTGATCTTCTTCCTCGTCATCGCGGTCATATCCCTGACGCAGACCTACCTGGGCAAGAAGAGGGAGGTGGAAGCGTAA